The following DNA comes from Firmicutes bacterium CAG:345.
ATTTCTTCTTTACTAAAATTGTATTTACTTAAATTCAATAAAGAAATATCAGTATTAGAACTTTTAATATCTAATAAAAATTGTTTCACCTCAACATCTTCAATACTATCAATATCAAAAATACTCTCAATACAATATATATATCTAAATATAATTATTATTTTTTTTATTGATTGATAATTATTTATGCTTTTTAAATTGCAATTAATCAAATAATTTTTATTGCTTTCTATAAATTTTTTATCATTATATAAAGAATCAAGCAAACAATAAAAATGATGCATTATAAGAATAAATTCATTTCTTGAAGTTCCAACATTACTCAAAAAATAATTACCATAAAACATTGCAATTTCAATTATTCCACTGCAAAAGAAATCAGCAAAAATATATGCAAAACATTTTAAACTGTTTGCATTTTTTATCAAATTAGCAATGATAAGCACTTTTTTATTTTCTATATATTCAGAATATTTTTTCAATAATAAAATAGAAGCATCTGGATCATAACAAGACACATTTATAAGAGCTTCCGTAGCTTCAAATGGCGAAATATCATAATTATATTTTTCAAGCAGTCCTAAAAAGCAAGCAGAATCTAATTTAGAAGCTCCTTTATTTAGTAACTCTATCGCCTTTTCTCTTCGTTTTCCTTTAGCGAGCCAATAATAAGCTGAATAGCATTTATTTTCAGCTGCAAATGATAAACAAACTTGTGAATCAAATTCTGGCAAAAAAGTCTTATCTATAGTCAAAATAGCACCGCACAAATAATTAGCAAAAACATTATTTTTATGAACTTTCAAAGATAGAAAATTTTTAAATTCATCTTTTGAAGATAATTTTAAAAATATATTTGTTTTTTTCTCTAAAAATTTAGCCATTTGAAGATAAGAATTTTTCTTATTTCTTTTCATAGCTTCAAAATAATGAAGAAAAGCAATTTCTTCCCTATTTTTATTCTTAGAAAAAGTTAACATAAAATCAGCATACGGAACCAAGTAGTTATTATTAGTATTTTTTAAAGTTGTTAATAATTCTTCTGCTTTTTGGTAATTAGGATAATCTATATTTATTCCAAGTTTAAAATTCATAGCTATTGCGTATATTTTTTCTGGTTTATCTTCATCACCATTTATTTTTAAGTAATATCTCATCGCTTCTTGCTCATCTTTTTTGAAACAAATTCCTTTTTCATAAAAAAAGCCTAAAAAATATGAACATTTAGCATTGTTTAATTTTTCTCCGCGCTCCAAATATAAACAAGTCTTCTGGAAATCATGTTGTATATAATCATCACGTGAATAGATGATTGCCAAATTCCAAAATGCTTCAGAATTTCCTAATGAAGCTGATTTATTTAAAATTTTTATAGCGTTTTCAACATCTCCTTGTTTTAAATAAAATAAGGCAACTTCATTCATGGCAGGTGGATAAGAATACACAAAGGCTGTCTTTATTACAAATTCATACCCTTGTCTTTTCAATTCAGAATCACTACTATCCATCAAAATTTTGCCAAATCTATATAAACCTTTAGGATCATTTTCATTCGCTGCAGCTTGATAATATGCAACGGCTTTAGCAAAATTTTTTCTAGTTCCAAATCCATATTCGAAAGAGCGTCCTAAATAAAATAATGCTTTATTTATTTTATACTCTTCCGCAATTTTATAGAATTCAAAAGCTTTTGAATAATCTTTATCTACACCTATTCCTTCAAAATAGCAATTTCCTAAATTGACAAATGCTTCTCCAAAACCAGCATTACATGATCTAACAAAAAAATCAACTGTTCTTTTTTTATCTATCGTTCCTAAAAAACCTTGCAAGCAAATTTCTCCACATCTATTTAAAGAATATCCATCTTCACTCATCAAGTAATAATCAAAAGCTTTTTGATAATCAATTTCACAAAATCCTGGTAAAGAATACAAATCTCCTAAAAGTCTTGAAGCATCTTGTCCAATTTCATTTTGCTCTTTATAAACACTTTCAAGTATTTTTACCGCTTCTTGCAAATCTTTAGAATTTTCATTTCCATTAATATATAAAACAGCTAATGGTATAGCAGCTGGAGCATAATTCTTATCATAAGATTTCTCTAGATAATATAAAGCTTTTTCATAATCCTTTTTTTCTAAATCATCCCGCGAGTAAAATTTACCTAACAAGCACATTGCCGCTGGACTTTTATAAAAACATCCTAATTTATATAAAGTTTCCGCTTTATCCAAATCTTTCTCACCAAATTCGCCACTTTCATAAGCTGCACCTAATTCACATATAGCATCCACTACACCTTCTTCAGCAGCTTGTTTCAAATAAGTAAAAACTTTTTTTAAATCTTTTTTTACAAAAATACCATCATAATAAAATCTAGTTATTTCATATAATGCAGGAGGATAATTTAGCTTTACTGCTTTTTGCATATATTCAAATCCTAGTTTTTCATCGCTTTCAAAATTAAAAGCAGATATGCTATAAAAAATAGAAATTTCAAAATTTGCCAAAGCAAAATTATCTTTTGCAGATTCTAGTAATATTTGTTTAGCAAAATCATATTTTGTTTCATCTGTACTTGTAAAGAAAATACTCATAGCATAAAGATATAAGTTAAAAGCATTCTTTTCACCAAAATAACTATCTTCTGCATAATCATATAATTTATAAAATTCATCCTTTGGCATAGTTATTTCGCTAAAAAGGATTCCTTCTTTTATCTTATCAATAGCTTGTCTATAATTATCAATTTTATATTCTTTATATATTGTCATTGTTTCACCAACACTAAAATTGTATCATAGTTTAGCTGCCAATAATACTTTTATCACTTACACTTTTGCCATTCTGACACCTTGATAAATTGCTTCAACAATACTTTGTTGATATTTTTCCTCGCAAAGTTTTTTTCTTTCTGCTTGATTGGACAAAAATCCACATTCAATCAATACCGCAGGAACTTTTGTTTTCATAAATAAATAATACTTTTCTGAATGTATTATTTTTTCTAGTCCTGTTAGTTTATTTAGGTAATTTTGAATAGAAACAGCATATTGCTTAGATATTCCATCATTATATCGATAATATACCATTGGTCCAAAAACTGAATTATCAATTAAAGAATTTAAATGTAATGATATCAACAAATCAGGATTGATAAAATTAATCATTTCTGCACGTTTTTTTAAATCATCAATCTTATGATTATAACTATCTTCTTTTGATAAATCATAATCTTCAGTTCTTGAAAAATAGATAAAGCAATTATTTTGAATAAAAATATCACCTAATTTCTTAGCTATTTTTAAATTTAATTCCTTTTCAAAAATATTTCCTGAATATGTTCCGGGATCCATACCTCCATGTCCAGCATCTATAAAAATTTTGTAATCCGTAATATTATTCTCTACTATTGAGCTTTTTTCATAATCAAAATTGATTATCAAAAGAAAAACTATCAATATAAAAGAACTAAAAAAGGCAATTATTTTTTTCATAGTATAACCTATGATAATTGACTCTTAAATATTTATGCCAAAACTAAACTATCTATTTCTACAACAAGATATTCAGATTCTTGCAATATATAATTGAAAGAAATATAATCACCTTTCATCATCACATAAAGTTTTGAATTCATGTCTAATGGTGCTTTATAAACAATATCATTATTGTTTTCTACTGTAAAATATGCAAAATTTCCAACAATTTCTTTTCTTGAAACAGTACCACTAACTGTATTTGATTCAACTTTTCCTCCTAAAGATTTTAAATATTCTGTATAAGCCATTAATAGACTATCTTCTATAATAGGTTCTTCCCCTGTCTCTTGATTTATGAAAACATATTTTTGAACTTTAACATCATTTTTCAAAGTTAAAAAGAAAGTAGGAGTATTATTAATAGAAATATATATAGGCCAAGTTGCCGTTAAATTCATTGCTTTCACAGAATCATCTAACCTTGCAATATCCATAGCTCTATTTTCAGTAATCCCAATTTTAGAATAAAACTTTGCTTTCATAGTTCTTAATGAAAAAGTTATAAAGCCTATTGCAGTCTGATCTCTTTCATCAGAAGAAGTAACACTTGATACATAAAAAGGTTCTCCATCTTTAATGAAATAATTATATCCTTCATTTATTATAAAAACATCTTCTTTAGTACCAATTGTTGCATTGATAAAGCCTTTTTTATATTTAAAATTATAACTTGCTAAATTTTCAACTATTTTTAAATCAACAACATGATCAATCCATAATGGAGCATTATCAATATTATAACTATTAATTGTTCCTGTATCCGCTTCAATTGTTAAAACTTTACTTGGAACCTTGCCACCAAAAACACCAACTTTTTTCTCATAACAAGGAACAATCCAATAAGGGTGATAATTATCATCTATTTCAAAATAATAACTATCAAATAAATCATATATATTATTTAAACGTATATGTCTTAATAGATCAGAATAAAGCTTAGCACTTTCGCAATAGACAATCGGATAATCTGTAATGAGTTTGTTTTCTCCGGTAACCAAATCAACATAAATATATCCCGGTGTTCCTATTTTATTATTTTGCATCGATAAAAAGAAATTAGAATATTCTAACGGAACAACTCTAATTATTTTTTGAACACCTTCATATTCAAAACTCTGTATATTAAAATGATTTTGATTAATATAATACTGATTTCCGAAATCACCCAATGCAATTTCCGCTTGTCTTAAAGCCATTGCTTTATCTAAGATTGGTAAAACAATATCATTATCTTTATAATTAAAATCTTCATTCAATTTTTGAGTATCATTTATTGTTTCAATAGTTAAAAGATTAGCATAATCTTTTGCCCTAAATAATTCAGCAGAGGTTAATTCTCCAACAATAGAAAATAAAATTGAAACACCTAGGATTGAAGAAATAGTCCATTTATATATTTTTGCTGTGCTTTTCAAATTTTTTATAAATAATTTATATATCGCATAAACTATTACCGAACTAGTTAAAATAATAGATATTGTAATAAAAATAACAAAAGAACCGGATTTAAAACTTAAAGGAGGAAGAATGATAAAGTAATAGAACAATATAAAAATTGCTGTTGCTATAAATAAAACAGGTATTTTTATTGCCAATGGAAGCTTTTCATCTGAAGCTTTAGGTTTAAAAATATTGAAATAATATGTTAATAAAAATATAGTTGGAATAGCAAAAATTAAAGAGAATATAAAGCATACAATACTATCAGTAAAAATAGAAATAAGAGCTAAAAGCAATACTAAGAAAACTAATACACCTATAAAAATAAAAGGTTTGTTTTTTTTATAAGCAAAAAAATCATATAGAGAATTGTTAAATTTATTATTTTTATTGAAAAAATCAACTTGATTTATTTTATTCATCAATTTATTTTGTTCAATAAACTCAGAAAACTGTGGTTTATTAATCCAATATAAAACTGTATCTCTATTTATATATTTTTTATTCTTCTTATTTAAATTCAATAATAGTTCATCTTTTAAAATTGTAGAAAAATCAGCATAGTCTTCTTCCTTCAAATTCTTTTTAAAAAATCCATTATCTTTTAAAGATTCTACAAATTCTTTAATGAAATCATCCAAGTTTTCTTTTGTTATTCTATTTATCATTTCGCATCTTTTCCTTTTTTTATTATAACATAGAGCAAAGCATAGCAAACAAAAAACCAGGCCGAAGCCTGGCAAAATTGGTTAGTCAGCAATATATGGAAGTAAAGCCATATAACGTGCATTCTTGATAGCTTTTGCTAACATTCTTTGATATTTAGCAGAAGTACCGGTAACACGACGGGATGTGATTTTACCAGAAGGAGAAATAAATCTCTTAAGCAATTCAACATCTTTATAGTCAATGGTCTTAATTTTATTCTTAGTAAAGTAACAAACCTTCTTTTTTGGTTTTTGTCTCTTGAACATTTAAGATTACCTTTCTAGAATGGTAAATCATCATCAGTAGTAATATCCGATTCTTGATTATCATTCATTTCAGCGCTCGAATAACTATTTTGAGATCTATTATCTTCATATCCTAATGAAGATTGGTCATTGCCACTATCTTGTCTTTTTTCTAAGAAAGTAACAGTGTCAGCAATAACTTCAACAACAGAAACCTTGCGATTTTCGTTATTTGTATAAGATCTTTGATTTAAACGTCCATCAACACCGAGCAACATACCTTTGTGAACGTATTTTGCAATATTATCAGCAGTTTGATTCCAAGCTGTAACTGGAATAAAACTAGTTGTTCTCTCCGCGCCTTGTCTAACACGATTATCAATTGCTAAAGTGAAGGATACAACTGACATTCCGCTTGTTGTCTTTCTAAGCTCTGGATCACGAACAATTCTACCAACTAATACAGCACGATTCATCATAACATTATTCTCCTTTCGTTAATCTTAATCGATTACAGTGACTAAAGAACGAAGAACTTTACTATCCAAACGTGTTATACGATTGAATTCTTCAATGCATTTTGGTTTTTCGGTGCTAAGTTTAAGCACAACGTAATAACCTTTCTTAACCTTGTTAATTTCATAAGCAAGATCACGAAGACCCCACTCATTAGTTTCATCGATAGTTGCACCATTAGAAGTAAGAATATTAGCTAAGCTAGCAACTTCATTCTTTCTGGTTTCATCATCGAGTTCAGGTGTAAGAATATACATGATTTCATATTTTCTCATGTCATACCTCCCTATGGTCTTTCCGGCTACTTTATTAAAATAAGTAGCAGAAGAAGTACTGGTACCTTCACATACCTTTGGTTATTTTACATAAATACCGAAGATTTGTCAACCTCTTTCATTCCTTCTTCATTATTATATAAGCCCTTTTTATATATTTTTTGCAAAGATAAGTAATATTATTTACCATTCCAATTTTTCATCATCTTTGTCATACTTTTTCTTCTTTTTGTTATTAGGTAATTTTGTATAACACATTTGACATAAAATTGATGTTTCATGATTTATTAGTCCGCATTTTGGACAAATATTTGTTAAAGATGCACCACATTTTGGACAAACAGTATATTTTTTTCCTTTTTCTAATGATGAATGACAAGATGGACATTGAGTGTTCAATCTTTCGACTGTTTTCTTATAATCTTTGGCATCAAATCCCTTTATTCCATCAAATGACGATGAATAATTATCTGATGCATAAATATCTTCATCTTTTTTATTGTAATTTTCTTTCTGAATAGTTTCTTTTTTAGCAAAAATGCTTTTTATTGTCATGATTTTTTCATCATTATTTTCTTTATTTTTTCCATTTTTCTTAGCAGTCAAAAAAGATTGAAATATAATTATAAAAACAAAAATCAAAAAAAACATTGAAAAGAAAATAGTTATTCCCATATTAATTTTCCTCTTCTTCTAAAGAATTCATTTTAATCATAGAAGAATAATTTTTAAATTTTTCTCCAATATTTTTCAAATCCGAAGAAATTTCTAGTATCTTAAATAAATGCTCTTTTTCTTCACCTAAAATGTTTAGCCATTCATAAAATAATTCACATAGAATTTGAATTTTTGAGTTAAAAATATTCTTACCATTCTCAGTCATATCAACATAAATTTCTCTTCTATTGGTCGGATTTATTTCACGAGTGATCAAATTGTTATCTTCCAATATTTTTAAATGACTTGTTACAGTAGGACGAGCAACATTAATAGACTCACTTATTTCAGATGGTTTAGCTTTTTCATGAGACATGAGATAAAGCATTATTCTATTAGGAATTGAAGCAATATCTATAAAAGGATTTAACTCCCCTTGTGTATATATTTTTTCAATTAATGATAGCAAAGTTATAACTGAATAATTATCCATAATACCCCTCACTAATTTAAGTTTAACATAATTACTTTTTTCTGAAAAGATTTCTTAATTCCATTGTCTAAAAACAACTTCTTTAACGTTTTCAGTATCTTTTGTAAAATAATCTTTTTTTCCTTTTGAAGTTGTGAAATTATTTTTTTCATCGATATATATTTTTGAATTAAACCATTCAGTATCTTTTAAAATAGTCAAATTATTCGAAGCAGCAACACCAACTTCTTCACCATTAGTTGAAACAATAATATTTCCATTTAATGGCTTTTCTTCCGAATCCATTCCATAAGAAGTAGCATAAACTTTATCAGTAAATTTAGATATATTAGAGACAAAAGTTTGTGTTGGAAAAACATTTAAATAATTAGATGTATATTCAGGATTACCTGCCGAGCATGAAACAACACACATCTTTGGTTGAATAAGATTTAAAAAATCCATAGTAGATGAAGTTTTAGAGCCATGATGAGCAGCTTTATATAGATCTACCGTTGGGAAATCTTTGTCAGAATAATATTCAGTGAATTTCTTTTCTCCATTTCCTTCCAAATCACCCGTAAGTAAAAAATAGTGATCATTATACTTAAATCTTGTAATGACAGAATTATTATTTTCATCACTTTTATCAGTGTTCCAATAGTAATAATTCCATAGTATTTCCATGGAAATATTATCTGTTAAATTATAAACTCTTTTAGCTCCATTTTTTTCATCAAAACAATCAGAAGCTAAATAATGATTAGCTCCACTATTATCTCTAGCAGTTTTATAAGAATTATATGTCGCTGTTGTTTTACTAGAAATTGAATCTATAACATTATCTACTTTATATGAAGCGAAAATTCCTGGTTCTTTATTAGTGCCAGCAAAACCTTCTATATGATCAGAATCACCATGAGTTACAATGACATATTCCAATTGATTATCCGCAATATAATTATTCATATAAGCTTTAATAGTACTTGTATCAGAAACTCCAGCATCGATTAAAATATCATTATCACCAGCTTTAATATAAATGGCATCTCCATTTTTATTATTTCCTAATTGCATAAAATGAATTTGAAAATCATCATATACTACACCTTCTGTAGCATTTGAATTACTTGATGAAGAAGATGAACTCGAAGAATTTCTATCAGGATCAAAAATACCTGTTTTGTTATAATAAGAATATCCAAAGTAAGCACCTACAGCTAAAATCAAAATAACAACTAAAATTATGAGAAATATTCTTAAGCCTTTATTCTTTTTTACTGCTTTTTTAACTTTTTTCTCAACAGTTTTTTTCATAGCTTCATCAACTACTTCGCCATTATTTTTATCAGCCAAACTCTTGGCATAAGTTAAAGCCTCAAGATAAGTATCAAAAACTTTAATCGCTCTTTTTCCACCTTGTTTTTTTACACCATACTTACCATCTTTAGTTTTATAAACAATATATTTCATATATTTACTCCTAATTACTAATTAATTTTACTACACATCCAACTATTTTTCGATACCAGTAATTCAAATTATCGTTACGCTAGTTTTTTCAAATTAAAAATACTATAATTTCTATTGCGTAGAATCGAGGAAAGAAAATGAATAAGAAATCTAGTGGATTGATATTATCACCAGCAATATATTCAAGATTTGAACAAGAATATCGTTCAAATTTAACAAACACAATATTAAGACATTCTCTAGTTTTACATTCAATAGATGATATAACCCGTAGTGCAGATAGTCCCGAAACTTCAAATGCAATTTATTCTATAGAATTAAAAACTATGAAAGCACAAAATCAACGATCATCTGGGCGCTGTTGGATTTTTTCCGCAACAAATCTTTTAAGAGAAATAATAGGTAAGAAATTAAATGTTGATCAATTTGAATTATCACAAAACTTTATTGCTTTTTATGACAAATTGGAAAAATATAATTTCTTATTGACTGAACTAGAAAAAAACATCGATGAAAAACATGATGAAAGATTAAATCAAAAACTATTATCCGATGGTGTTGGCGATGGCGGACAATGGGGGATGTTTGTAGCCATAGTAAAAAAATACGGACTATGCCCTAAATCATTATTTGATGACACTATGACTTCTGGATCAACTTTAAGTTTAAATAAGCTAATAAATTCTAGTGCTCGTTATTATGCCGCTCAAATTCATAAATTACATGAAATCGGAAAAGACGAAGAAATAAAAGCACTTCATGAAAATTACGTCGAAAAAGTTTATAATCTTCTCTGTTCAACTTTTGGAGTTCCTCCTTCAACATTCAATTTTGAATATAAAGATAATGACAACATTTATCACTATGAAAAAAATATAACTCCTATCGAATTTTTTAACAAATACATCGGTAATGATATCGATGATTATATAAGCATTATCAATGCTCCAACTAAAGATAAAGAATATGGAAATATATATACTATCGACCATCTAGGAAATGTTATTGAAGCTCCTTCAATTAGACACTTAAATTTACCTTTAAAAAGAATAGAAAATTTAATTATTCAAACACTAAAAGATGGAGAACCTGTTTGGTTTGGAAGTGATGTAAGTTACTATAAAGATAGAAACAAAGGTATATGGGATGACAATCTATTTGATTATTACTCTGCATTCGGTATGGACTTTTCCTTCAATAAAAAAGATATGCTCGATTTCTATCAATCTTCCATGAACCATGCTATGCTTATTACTGGCGTAACACTAGATGAAAATGAAAAACCTTTAAAATGGAAAATTGAAAATTCCTGGGGTACAGAATTAGGAAAAGAAGGATATTTTCTTCAAAGTGAATCATGGTTTGAAAAATTCTTCTATCAAGCCGTGATCAAGAAAAAATATTTAAACGAAGAAGAAAAAGAAAATTTAAAGAAAGAACCAATACATCTCCCTTTATGGGATCCATTTGGTACATTGGCAGATTAATATGGAAAATATAGATATAATACAGCAAATTAAAGATACACTCGATAAAATTAGACCTTTCATTGTTCGCGATGGAGGAGATATAGAATTCAGTCGATTCGATGAAAAATCTGGAATAGTTTATATAAAATTTTTAGGAGCTTGCGTTGGATGTGGAATGATTGATGATACTCTATCATTAGGAATTTCAACAATTCTTCAAGAAGAAGTTCCTGGAGTCACAAAAGTTGAAATCGATCCTGATTCAATTCCACCTGCTATCAATGATTTTAATTTTGAAGATTTAAATTAATTTAAGAACTCGTATATAAATTTTCAAACCAATATACGAGTTTTTAATTACAATTTTTAATAGATTAACAATATATTAAGATATAATTATTAATACATGAGGTGAACTATGCTAAAAAAAATAAATGATATCGCCAAGCAATTAAATTTGCAAGAAGATGAATTTGAAACTTATGGTAATTATAAAGCCAAAATCTTTTCCGACAAAATTAAATCCAATGCTGATGGAAAATTAATTTTAGTTACTGCTATTACTCCAACTAAAGCAGGTGAAGGCAAAACAACCTGCTCTATTGCACTAGCTGATGGATTAAAACTATTAGGAAAAAAAGTATGCCTTGCTTTACGTGAACCTTCACTAGGTCCTGTTTTTGGAATTAAAGGTGGGGCAACAGGTGGAGGAAAAGTTACAGTAGAACCTTCTGAAGATATTAATTTACACTTCAATGGTGATATGCACGCTTTAACATCAAGCAACAACCTTATTTCTGCTATTATCGATAATCATATTTTTCAAGGAAACGAACTCAATATTGATCCTCAAAGAATTGTTTTTCCAAGAGCAATGGATATGAATGATCGCGCTTTGCGACATATCACTGTTGCAGAAGGAAAAAATAATGGTATTCCACATGAAGATTCTTTTGTAATCACAGTTGCTAGTGAATTGATGGCAATAATGTGTCTTTCCGAAAATGAAGATGACTTTGTCCAGAGGCTTAAAAGAATCATTGTCGCTTTCTCCTATGAAAATAAGCCTATTACTGTTGGAGATTTAAAAATTTCAAATGCTGTTTTAAAACTCATGAAAAATGCCCTGTACCCAAATTTAGTACAGACTTCATTTAATACTCCAGCAATTATACATGGCGGTCCCTTTGCAAATATCGCGCATGGATGCAATTCAATAATTGGAACTAAAACAGCATTAAAATTAGCCGATTATGTAGTTACTGAAGCTGGATTCGGTTCTGACTTGGGAGCTGAAAAATTTCTTGATATAAAGTGCCGGGTTGCTAATTTAAATCCTTCTGTCATAGTTCTAGTTGCAACATTAAGAGCTTTGAAATGTCATGGAGGTGCTACAGATTTAGAAGAAAAAAATATTGAAGCTTTAACCCTTGGATTTGAAAATCTTGAAGCACATATTCAAAATTTGTCAAAATTTAATAAACCTGTCGTAATTGCAATCAATCATTTTGCTTCCGATACAAAAGAAGAAATTGAGCTTTTAGAAAAATGGTGTAAAGATCATAATTATTCTTATGCTTTCACCGATGGATTCATCAATGGTGCCAAAGGAGCAAAAGATTTAGCAAATTTAGTTTTACAAATCATTGAAAAAAATGAATTAAAACCAATAAACTATACATATTCTTTAACAGACTCTATAGAAGAAAAAATAGATAAAATTGCCAAAAATATTTATCACGCCAAAAATGTGGAATATTCAGAATTAGCAAAAAAGCAACTTGAAGAATACAAAAAATTAAATATAGATGATTATTTTGTCTGTATAGCCAAAACTCCAGCTAGCTTTTCAGACAACCCTAAATTGTTAAATGTTCCGAAAGATCATACATTGCACATAAGACAAATAAACATTGCAGCAGGAAGCAAGTTTATTATTCCTATTTCTG
Coding sequences within:
- a CDS encoding putative uncharacterized protein (product inferred by homology to UniProt), which translates into the protein MTIYKEYKIDNYRQAIDKIKEGILFSEITMPKDEFYKLYDYAEDSYFGEKNAFNLYLYAMSIFFTSTDETKYDFAKQILLESAKDNFALANFEISIFYSISAFNFESDEKLGFEYMQKAVKLNYPPALYEITRFYYDGIFVKKDLKKVFTYLKQAAEEGVVDAICELGAAYESGEFGEKDLDKAETLYKLGCFYKSPAAMCLLGKFYSRDDLEKKDYEKALYYLEKSYDKNYAPAAIPLAVLYINGNENSKDLQEAVKILESVYKEQNEIGQDASRLLGDLYSLPGFCEIDYQKAFDYYLMSEDGYSLNRCGEICLQGFLGTIDKKRTVDFFVRSCNAGFGEAFVNLGNCYFEGIGVDKDYSKAFEFYKIAEEYKINKALFYLGRSFEYGFGTRKNFAKAVAYYQAAANENDPKGLYRFGKILMDSSDSELKRQGYEFVIKTAFVYSYPPAMNEVALFYLKQGDVENAIKILNKSASLGNSEAFWNLAIIYSRDDYIQHDFQKTCLYLERGEKLNNAKCSYFLGFFYEKGICFKKDEQEAMRYYLKINGDEDKPEKIYAIAMNFKLGINIDYPNYQKAEELLTTLKNTNNNYLVPYADFMLTFSKNKNREEIAFLHYFEAMKRNKKNSYLQMAKFLEKKTNIFLKLSSKDEFKNFLSLKVHKNNVFANYLCGAILTIDKTFLPEFDSQVCLSFAAENKCYSAYYWLAKGKRREKAIELLNKGASKLDSACFLGLLEKYNYDISPFEATEALINVSCYDPDASILLLKKYSEYIENKKVLIIANLIKNANSLKCFAYIFADFFCSGIIEIAMFYGNYFLSNVGTSRNEFILIMHHFYCLLDSLYNDKKFIESNKNYLINCNLKSINNYQSIKKIIIIFRYIYCIESIFDIDSIEDVEVKQFLLDIKSSNTDISLLNLSKYNFSKEEINLIEKMMNTYFDRINKGGKR
- a CDS encoding n-acetylmuramoyl-L-alanine amidase (product inferred by homology to UniProt) encodes the protein MKKIIAFFSSFILIVFLLIINFDYEKSSIVENNITDYKIFIDAGHGGMDPGTYSGNIFEKELNLKIAKKLGDIFIQNNCFIYFSRTEDYDLSKEDSYNHKIDDLKKRAEMINFINPDLLISLHLNSLIDNSVFGPMVYYRYNDGISKQYAVSIQNYLNKLTGLEKIIHSEKYYLFMKTKVPAVLIECGFLSNQAERKKLCEEKYQQSIVEAIYQGVRMAKV
- a CDS encoding uncharacterized protein (product inferred by homology to UniProt), with protein sequence MINRITKENLDDFIKEFVESLKDNGFFKKNLKEEDYADFSTILKDELLLNLNKKNKKYINRDTVLYWINKPQFSEFIEQNKLMNKINQVDFFNKNNKFNNSLYDFFAYKKNKPFIFIGVLVFLVLLLALISIFTDSIVCFIFSLIFAIPTIFLLTYYFNIFKPKASDEKLPLAIKIPVLFIATAIFILFYYFIILPPLSFKSGSFVIFITISIILTSSVIVYAIYKLFIKNLKSTAKIYKWTISSILGVSILFSIVGELTSAELFRAKDYANLLTIETINDTQKLNEDFNYKDNDIVLPILDKAMALRQAEIALGDFGNQYYINQNHFNIQSFEYEGVQKIIRVVPLEYSNFFLSMQNNKIGTPGYIYVDLVTGENKLITDYPIVYCESAKLYSDLLRHIRLNNIYDLFDSYYFEIDDNYHPYWIVPCYEKKVGVFGGKVPSKVLTIEADTGTINSYNIDNAPLWIDHVVDLKIVENLASYNFKYKKGFINATIGTKEDVFIINEGYNYFIKDGEPFYVSSVTSSDERDQTAIGFITFSLRTMKAKFYSKIGITENRAMDIARLDDSVKAMNLTATWPIYISINNTPTFFLTLKNDVKVQKYVFINQETGEEPIIEDSLLMAYTEYLKSLGGKVESNTVSGTVSRKEIVGNFAYFTVENNNDIVYKAPLDMNSKLYVMMKGDYISFNYILQESEYLVVEIDSLVLA
- a CDS encoding 30S ribosomal protein S18 (product inferred by homology to UniProt) — protein: MFKRQKPKKKVCYFTKNKIKTIDYKDVELLKRFISPSGKITSRRVTGTSAKYQRMLAKAIKNARYMALLPYIAD
- a CDS encoding single-stranded DNA-binding protein (product inferred by homology to UniProt); the encoded protein is MMNRAVLVGRIVRDPELRKTTSGMSVVSFTLAIDNRVRQGAERTTSFIPVTAWNQTADNIAKYVHKGMLLGVDGRLNQRSYTNNENRKVSVVEVIADTVTFLEKRQDSGNDQSSLGYEDNRSQNSYSSAEMNDNQESDITTDDDLPF
- a CDS encoding 30S ribosomal protein S6 (product inferred by homology to UniProt), coding for MRKYEIMYILTPELDDETRKNEVASLANILTSNGATIDETNEWGLRDLAYEINKVKKGYYVVLKLSTEKPKCIEEFNRITRLDSKVLRSLVTVID
- a CDS encoding putative uncharacterized protein (product inferred by homology to UniProt), producing the protein MGITIFFSMFFLIFVFIIIFQSFLTAKKNGKNKENNDEKIMTIKSIFAKKETIQKENYNKKDEDIYASDNYSSSFDGIKGFDAKDYKKTVERLNTQCPSCHSSLEKGKKYTVCPKCGASLTNICPKCGLINHETSILCQMCYTKLPNNKKKKKYDKDDEKLEW
- a CDS encoding transcriptional regulator MarR family (product inferred by homology to UniProt); this encodes MDNYSVITLLSLIEKIYTQGELNPFIDIASIPNRIMLYLMSHEKAKPSEISESINVARPTVTSHLKILEDNNLITREINPTNRREIYVDMTENGKNIFNSKIQILCELFYEWLNILGEEKEHLFKILEISSDLKNIGEKFKNYSSMIKMNSLEEEEN